In Mycobacterium stomatepiae, the following are encoded in one genomic region:
- a CDS encoding FHA domain-containing protein FhaB/FipA: protein MQGLVLQLTRAGFLMLLWVFIWSVLRILKTDIYAPTGAVMVRRGLALRGTLLPSRQRRHAARYLVVTEGALAGARITLSGQPVLIGRADDSTLVLTDDYASTRHARLSQRGLEWYVEDLGSTNGTYLDRAKVTTAVRVPIGTPIRIGKTAIELRP, encoded by the coding sequence ATGCAGGGACTGGTACTGCAGCTGACGCGTGCCGGATTTTTAATGCTGTTATGGGTATTCATCTGGTCTGTTCTCCGGATCTTGAAGACTGACATCTACGCACCAACCGGTGCGGTCATGGTGCGCCGCGGTTTGGCGTTGCGCGGCACGTTGCTGCCGTCCCGCCAGCGCCGCCATGCCGCCCGCTATCTGGTGGTGACCGAAGGAGCGCTGGCAGGTGCACGCATCACGCTCAGCGGGCAGCCGGTGTTGATCGGACGTGCGGACGACTCGACGCTGGTGCTGACCGACGACTACGCCTCGACGCGGCACGCCCGGCTGTCTCAGCGCGGCTTGGAATGGTACGTCGAGGATCTAGGATCGACCAACGGTACTTACCTTGACAGGGCGAAGGTGACCACTGCGGTACGAGTTCCAATCGGAACGCCGATTCGGATCGGCAAGACGGCAATCGAGCTGCGCCCATGA
- a CDS encoding PP2C family protein-serine/threonine phosphatase, which translates to MTLVLRYAARSDRGLVRANNEDSVYAGARLLALADGMGGHAAGEVASQLVIAALAHLDDDEPGGDLLAKLDTAVRSGNSAIAAQVEMEPDLEGMGTTLTAILFAGNRIGLVHIGDSRGYLLRDGELTQITKDDTFVQTLVDEGRITKEEAHSHPQRSLITRALTGHEVEPTLTMREARAGDRYLLCSDGLSDPVSDETIHEALQIPDVAESAYRLIELALRGGGPDNVTVVVADVVDYDYGQTQPILAGAVSGEEDQLTLPNTSAGRASAIGPRKEAAKRVVPQEEPAPRPRFAWRRMFIVVTLVVLLALTGLAVGRAIIRSNYYVAEYNGMVSIIRGIQGSLLGMSLHEPYLVGCLNARNDLSIISFGQSGGHLDCRLMQLEDLRPAARAQVLAGLPAGTLDEAESQLKELSANNLLPPCPPPRATSPPAPPSPVTSGATPPSATAPPTPSSGTPPTSTPANPGPVSTTPAAPATTSPTTPPQTVTTLPPLPPQPGIDCRAAA; encoded by the coding sequence GTGACTCTGGTCCTGCGATATGCCGCCCGCAGCGATCGCGGCTTGGTACGCGCCAATAACGAAGACTCGGTCTATGCCGGCGCTCGACTGCTGGCCCTAGCCGACGGCATGGGTGGCCACGCGGCCGGCGAGGTGGCCTCCCAGTTGGTGATCGCCGCGCTGGCGCACCTCGACGACGACGAACCCGGCGGCGACCTGCTGGCCAAGCTCGATACGGCGGTGCGCTCCGGTAATTCGGCGATCGCCGCCCAAGTAGAGATGGAGCCCGACCTCGAGGGGATGGGCACCACCCTGACCGCAATCCTGTTCGCGGGCAACCGTATTGGGCTCGTGCATATCGGAGACTCGCGCGGCTATCTGCTCCGCGACGGAGAACTGACCCAGATCACCAAGGACGACACCTTCGTCCAGACCTTGGTCGACGAAGGACGCATCACCAAGGAAGAGGCGCACAGCCATCCGCAGCGATCGCTGATCACGCGGGCCCTGACGGGTCACGAGGTCGAGCCCACGTTGACGATGCGCGAAGCCCGCGCCGGTGATCGCTACCTGCTCTGCTCGGACGGGCTGTCCGATCCGGTCAGCGACGAGACCATCCACGAGGCACTGCAGATTCCCGACGTCGCCGAAAGTGCCTACCGCCTCATCGAATTGGCGCTGCGCGGCGGCGGTCCCGACAACGTGACGGTCGTGGTGGCCGATGTCGTCGACTACGACTATGGCCAGACCCAGCCGATTCTGGCCGGTGCGGTATCCGGCGAAGAAGACCAACTCACCCTGCCCAACACCTCGGCGGGCCGAGCTTCGGCTATCGGCCCCCGCAAAGAGGCGGCCAAACGCGTTGTGCCACAAGAGGAGCCGGCACCTCGGCCGCGCTTCGCATGGCGGCGGATGTTTATCGTCGTAACCCTGGTGGTGCTGCTGGCGCTCACCGGCCTGGCCGTCGGGCGAGCGATCATCCGGAGCAACTATTACGTCGCCGAATACAACGGCATGGTGTCGATCATACGGGGCATTCAGGGCTCGCTACTGGGCATGTCGCTACACGAGCCCTACTTGGTGGGCTGTTTGAACGCACGCAACGACTTATCGATCATCAGCTTCGGCCAATCCGGTGGCCACCTCGACTGCCGGCTGATGCAATTGGAGGATCTGCGCCCCGCCGCTCGCGCCCAGGTGTTGGCCGGACTCCCGGCCGGGACACTCGACGAGGCCGAATCCCAGTTGAAGGAATTGTCGGCGAATAACCTGCTGCCCCCCTGCCCGCCGCCCCGAGCGACCTCGCCGCCCGCGCCCCCGAGCCCGGTGACGAGCGGGGCCACACCGCCGAGCGCCACAGCACCCCCCACCCCTTCCAGCGGCACCCCACCCACCAGTACGCCCGCAAACCCCGGCCCTGTCAGCACCACTCCAGCAGCGCCCGCGACTACGTCGCCCACGACTCCTCCCCAGACGGTGACTACGCTCCCGCCACTTCCACCTCAGCCGGGCATCGACTGCCGGGCGGCTGCATGA
- a CDS encoding serine/threonine-protein kinase, translating into MSPRVGVTLSGRYRLQRLIATGGMGQVWEAVDSRLGRRVAVKVLKAEFSQDPEFIERFRAEARTTAMLNHPGIAAVHDYGESQMDGEGRTAYLVMELVNGEPLNSVLKRTGRLSLRHALDMLEQTGRALQIAHAAGLVHRDVKPGNILITPTGQVKITDFGIAKAVDAAPVTQTGMVMGTAQYIAPEQALGHDATPSSDVYSLGVVGYEVVSGKRPFTGDGALTVAMKHIKEPPPPLPPELPPNVRELIEITLVKNPGMRYRSGGPFADAVAAVRAGRRPPRPSQSPPPGRASPAAIPSNPQTRSAAAVSPRTAAPRRSQPTTSRRQPPARRTFSSGQRALLWAAGVLGALAIIIAVLIVINSRGDNPQQQPPPPTVTDTGTPPANGPPPASKTPSGSAPSLRLDWTDRGGISNSGFHSRPPELSWATPLTPSLSTARHETPQ; encoded by the coding sequence ATGAGCCCCCGAGTTGGAGTGACGCTGTCGGGCAGGTACCGGCTGCAGCGCCTGATCGCCACCGGCGGCATGGGCCAGGTGTGGGAGGCGGTGGACAGCCGGCTGGGCCGTCGCGTGGCGGTCAAGGTCCTCAAGGCGGAGTTCTCCCAGGACCCCGAGTTCATCGAGCGGTTCCGCGCCGAGGCGCGCACCACCGCGATGCTCAACCATCCGGGAATCGCCGCCGTGCACGACTACGGCGAAAGCCAGATGGACGGCGAGGGCCGCACCGCCTATCTGGTGATGGAGTTAGTCAACGGTGAGCCGCTGAACTCGGTGCTCAAACGCACCGGCCGGCTGTCGCTGCGTCACGCGCTGGACATGCTCGAGCAGACGGGCCGGGCGCTGCAGATCGCGCATGCCGCCGGGCTGGTACACCGCGACGTCAAACCGGGGAACATCCTGATCACCCCGACCGGGCAGGTGAAGATCACCGACTTCGGTATCGCCAAGGCCGTCGACGCCGCGCCGGTCACCCAGACCGGCATGGTGATGGGCACCGCCCAATACATCGCGCCCGAGCAGGCGCTGGGCCACGACGCCACCCCGTCCAGCGACGTGTATTCACTGGGAGTTGTTGGCTACGAAGTGGTTTCGGGTAAGCGTCCGTTCACCGGTGACGGCGCCTTGACGGTCGCGATGAAGCACATCAAGGAGCCCCCGCCGCCGCTGCCGCCCGAGCTTCCGCCCAATGTGCGCGAACTCATCGAGATCACGCTGGTGAAGAACCCCGGCATGCGCTATCGCAGCGGGGGGCCGTTCGCCGACGCCGTGGCCGCCGTGCGCGCCGGCCGCCGTCCCCCACGGCCCAGCCAGTCACCGCCGCCCGGACGGGCCTCGCCGGCGGCCATTCCATCGAACCCACAGACCCGGTCCGCCGCCGCGGTCAGTCCCCGTACTGCCGCGCCGCGTCGCTCCCAGCCGACGACGAGCCGCCGCCAGCCGCCGGCCCGGCGCACCTTTTCGTCGGGTCAGCGCGCGCTGCTGTGGGCCGCGGGGGTGCTGGGCGCGCTCGCGATCATCATCGCGGTGCTCATCGTGATCAACTCCCGCGGCGACAACCCACAGCAGCAACCTCCGCCCCCGACCGTCACCGACACCGGGACGCCGCCGGCCAACGGGCCCCCGCCGGCCAGCAAGACACCGAGCGGTTCGGCCCCGAGTTTGCGGCTGGATTGGACGGATCGCGGCGGGATAAGTAATTCTGGATTCCACAGCAGGCCACCCGAACTGAGCTGGGCTACCCCCTTGACGCCCAGCCTGTCGACGGCCCGACACGAGACACCGCAATGA
- the pbpA gene encoding D,D-transpeptidase PbpA, with protein sequence MNTSLRRISMTVMALIVLLLLNATMTQVFAADGLRADPRNQRVLLDEYSRQRGQIIAGGQLLAYSVATDSRFRFLRVYPNPAVYAPITGFYSLRYSSSGLERAEDSLLNGSDERLFGRRLADFFTGRDPRGGNVDTTINPRMQQAAWDAMQQDCGGPPCKGAVVALEPSTGKILAMVSSPSYDPNLLSSHDPEVQAQAWQRLRDDPDNPLTNRAISETYPPGSTFKVITTAAALQAGAKDDEQLTAAATIPLPNSTATLENYGGTPCGDQPTVSLSEAFAKSCNTAFVQLGILTGSEALRSMAHSFGLDSSPGVIPLQVAESTVGIIADAAALGMSSIGQKDVALTPLQNAEIAATIANGGVTMQPYLVESLKGPDLANISTTAPYQQRRAVSPQIAAKLTELMVGAEKAAQQKGAIPGVQIASKTGTAEHGADPRNTPPHAWYIAFAPAQSPKVAVAVLVENGADRLSATGGALAAPIGRAVIQAALQGGP encoded by the coding sequence ATGAACACCTCTCTCCGCCGGATCTCGATGACCGTGATGGCGCTGATCGTGCTCCTCCTTCTCAACGCCACCATGACGCAGGTGTTCGCCGCCGACGGGCTGCGGGCCGACCCGCGCAACCAACGCGTCCTGCTCGACGAATACTCGCGCCAGCGCGGCCAGATCATCGCGGGCGGCCAGCTGCTGGCCTACTCGGTGGCCACCGACAGCCGGTTCCGTTTCCTGCGGGTGTACCCCAACCCCGCGGTGTACGCCCCGATCACCGGCTTCTACTCGTTGCGGTATTCCAGCTCCGGCCTGGAACGCGCCGAGGATTCGCTGCTGAACGGCTCCGACGAGCGACTGTTCGGACGCCGGCTGGCCGACTTCTTCACCGGCCGGGATCCCCGCGGTGGCAATGTCGACACCACGATCAACCCCCGGATGCAGCAGGCCGCCTGGGACGCGATGCAGCAGGACTGCGGCGGGCCGCCGTGCAAGGGAGCCGTGGTGGCCCTGGAGCCATCCACCGGCAAGATTTTGGCCATGGTGTCCTCGCCGTCGTATGACCCCAACCTGCTCTCGTCGCACGACCCCGAGGTGCAGGCGCAGGCGTGGCAGCGGCTGCGCGACGACCCGGACAACCCGCTCACCAACCGCGCGATCTCGGAGACCTACCCACCCGGTTCGACGTTCAAGGTGATCACCACCGCGGCGGCGCTGCAGGCCGGTGCCAAGGACGACGAGCAGCTGACGGCGGCGGCCACGATCCCGCTGCCCAACAGCACCGCCACCCTGGAGAACTACGGCGGCACGCCGTGCGGCGACCAACCGACCGTCTCGCTGAGCGAGGCCTTCGCCAAGTCGTGCAACACCGCGTTCGTCCAGCTGGGCATCCTCACCGGGTCGGAGGCCCTGCGCAGCATGGCGCATTCGTTCGGCCTGGACAGCAGCCCGGGCGTCATTCCGCTTCAAGTCGCGGAATCGACGGTTGGGATAATCGCGGATGCCGCCGCTCTCGGGATGTCTAGCATCGGACAGAAGGACGTAGCGCTGACCCCGCTCCAGAATGCGGAGATCGCCGCGACCATCGCGAACGGCGGCGTGACGATGCAGCCTTACCTGGTCGAGAGCCTCAAGGGACCGGACTTGGCCAACATCAGCACGACTGCGCCCTATCAGCAGCGCCGCGCGGTATCGCCGCAGATCGCCGCTAAGCTGACAGAGCTCATGGTCGGTGCCGAGAAGGCTGCACAGCAGAAAGGGGCCATTCCCGGCGTGCAGATCGCATCAAAGACCGGTACCGCAGAGCATGGCGCCGACCCGCGGAACACTCCGCCGCACGCGTGGTACATCGCGTTCGCGCCCGCGCAGTCGCCGAAGGTTGCCGTGGCGGTGCTCGTGGAGAACGGTGCCGACCGCCTTTCGGCCACCGGCGGTGCGCTCGCGGCACCGATCGGGCGGGCCGTCATCCAGGCCGCATTGCAGGGGGGCCCATGA
- a CDS encoding PPE family protein, SVP subgroup yields MDYALLPPEVNSARIYAGPGSGPMLAAASAWQTLAAELHSTASAYQAAITELTSGPWLGPAAAMMAAAAAPYVSWMRTAADQAEETGNRAIAAAAAYEAAFAETVPPPVVAANRAVLSTLVATNFLGQNTSAIAAVEGQYGEMWAQDTGAMQSYATQSAAATALTPFDSPSPNTSTDGTADQAAAVAQATGTTAGDAQDAVSSAQQAFSAVPNALINLASPQDAFGFGGRDLLGLLADLSAVFLDPELGATSLAADTTLGTTALPYDVGGYYTGVHTDDIVSGWGGVQPWPGNASAPPTTFPVLTNPPATVTGGFGHAPSVGRLSVPPGWMTAAPALRAATTALPAATAAAAAEATGSSAGSLFSQMALASMAGRAMAGTTGGGGARFQERIGMAAPKSKDTPPAEPVEVPQIPMGGPITSIAAELRKLASLRDAGILTQEEFVEQKQRLLPRDP; encoded by the coding sequence GTGGACTACGCACTTCTGCCGCCGGAGGTCAACTCCGCGCGCATCTACGCCGGGCCTGGTTCCGGACCGATGCTGGCAGCTGCGTCCGCGTGGCAGACGCTTGCTGCCGAGTTGCACTCGACGGCAAGCGCGTATCAGGCAGCAATCACCGAGCTAACCTCCGGACCTTGGCTGGGCCCGGCGGCGGCGATGATGGCCGCGGCCGCCGCCCCCTACGTGAGCTGGATGAGGACGGCCGCCGACCAAGCTGAGGAGACGGGCAATCGCGCCATCGCGGCGGCGGCCGCCTACGAAGCCGCCTTCGCGGAGACGGTGCCGCCCCCGGTGGTCGCGGCCAACCGCGCCGTGCTGTCCACGCTGGTCGCCACGAACTTTCTCGGGCAGAACACCTCGGCTATTGCCGCTGTCGAAGGGCAATACGGCGAGATGTGGGCCCAGGACACCGGCGCGATGCAGAGTTACGCCACCCAGTCGGCGGCGGCCACCGCACTGACCCCGTTCGACTCGCCCTCACCGAACACCAGCACGGACGGCACGGCGGACCAAGCCGCCGCGGTCGCCCAAGCCACCGGCACCACCGCGGGCGATGCACAGGATGCCGTCTCGTCGGCTCAACAGGCCTTCTCGGCGGTTCCCAACGCGCTGATCAACCTGGCGAGCCCGCAGGACGCGTTCGGGTTTGGGGGGCGAGACCTGCTAGGCCTGCTCGCCGACCTGAGCGCGGTTTTTCTCGATCCGGAGTTGGGCGCCACGAGCCTGGCTGCCGACACCACGCTCGGGACCACCGCTCTTCCCTACGACGTGGGCGGTTATTACACCGGTGTGCACACCGACGACATCGTGAGCGGCTGGGGAGGGGTGCAACCCTGGCCCGGCAATGCGTCGGCGCCACCGACAACATTTCCGGTGCTGACCAACCCACCCGCGACGGTGACCGGCGGTTTCGGTCACGCGCCGTCCGTCGGGCGGTTGTCGGTGCCGCCGGGGTGGATGACCGCTGCGCCCGCGTTACGGGCCGCGACGACGGCGCTACCGGCCGCGACCGCCGCTGCGGCCGCTGAGGCCACCGGCTCAAGCGCGGGCAGCCTGTTCAGCCAGATGGCACTGGCAAGCATGGCCGGGCGCGCGATGGCCGGGACGACCGGCGGAGGCGGCGCGCGCTTCCAGGAGCGCATCGGGATGGCCGCACCCAAGTCGAAGGACACGCCGCCGGCCGAACCGGTAGAGGTGCCACAAATTCCGATGGGCGGGCCGATCACCAGCATTGCCGCCGAGCTGCGCAAGCTGGCTTCCCTACGCGACGCGGGGATCCTCACCCAAGAGGAATTCGTCGAGCAGAAGCAACGCCTGCTTCCGCGCGATCCCTAG
- a CDS encoding SCO6745 family protein, whose amino-acid sequence MPRKPELARRFYDRFEPVHAVTYFAPEARAALDELAYRGYWMGYFAARSAPLGTPSPELVTAIFHNFAPQRVAKALPAAWQIAGPDAALRARRDAAVAALRRYGLEDDENASTAAELAGKAARQAGVDGRPLFAANLALPWPDNPLGALWHATTLLREHRGDGHVAVLTAAGISGRECNVLHAAADRVPRDYIARTRDYDETEWRHHEQRLAERGLLNDDGSLTAAGAELKDRVEASTDALGLSALDALSDDEVETLFQALTPITRVVVEGGDVPSATPMALRRTELYDASAHLG is encoded by the coding sequence GTGCCCAGAAAACCAGAGCTGGCGCGACGGTTCTACGACCGATTCGAGCCGGTGCACGCGGTGACATATTTCGCGCCGGAGGCGCGGGCGGCGCTCGACGAGCTGGCATACCGGGGGTACTGGATGGGCTACTTCGCAGCCCGGTCCGCCCCGCTGGGCACGCCGTCGCCCGAGCTGGTGACCGCGATCTTCCACAACTTCGCCCCCCAACGCGTCGCCAAGGCATTGCCGGCGGCATGGCAGATCGCGGGTCCGGACGCCGCGTTGCGCGCACGGCGGGACGCAGCGGTGGCCGCGCTGCGCCGCTACGGGTTGGAAGACGACGAAAACGCCAGCACTGCAGCGGAATTGGCGGGAAAGGCGGCGCGTCAGGCTGGCGTCGACGGGCGACCGTTGTTCGCCGCCAACCTCGCACTGCCGTGGCCGGACAATCCGCTCGGCGCGCTTTGGCATGCCACCACGCTGCTACGCGAGCACCGCGGCGACGGCCACGTGGCGGTATTGACCGCCGCGGGCATCTCGGGCCGGGAATGCAATGTGTTGCACGCCGCGGCGGACCGCGTCCCGCGCGACTACATCGCCCGCACCCGCGACTACGACGAAACCGAGTGGCGCCACCACGAGCAGCGGCTGGCCGAGCGAGGACTGCTCAACGACGACGGCTCGCTCACCGCCGCCGGCGCCGAACTGAAGGACCGCGTCGAAGCGAGCACCGACGCGCTGGGGCTGTCAGCGCTCGACGCCCTGAGCGACGATGAGGTAGAGACGCTGTTCCAAGCGCTCACACCGATCACCCGGGTGGTGGTCGAAGGCGGCGATGTTCCCTCCGCAACCCCAATGGCATTGCGCCGCACAGAATTATACGACGCCAGCGCGCACCTGGGCTGA
- a CDS encoding FtsW/RodA/SpoVE family cell cycle protein: MTTQVQPPVTLAPSLPTRRNSELLLLCFAALITVAALLIVDANQERGLRWGIASYGLGFLALFGGAHLAIRRFAPYTDPLLLPIVALLNGLGLVMIHRLDLVGNELSGRHHPSATQQVLWTLVSVAAFALVVTFLKDHRQLARYGYIFGLTGLIFLAIPAILPATLSEQNGAKIWIRLPGFSIQPAEFSKILLLIFFSAVLVAKRSLFTSVGKHLMGMTLPRPRDLAPLLAAWVISIGVMVFEKDLGTSLVLYASFLVVVYLATQRFSWVVIGLVLFAAGSVVAYFIFAHVRTRVQMWWDPFSDPDGSGYQIVQSLFSFATGGIFGTGLGNGQPDTVPAASTDFIIAAFGEELGLVGLAALLMLYTIVIVRGMRTAIATRDSFGKLLAAGLASTLAIQLFIVVGGVTQLIPLTGLTTPWMSYGGSSLLANYVLLAILARISHSARRPLRSHTRDTSPIATAGTEVIQKV, encoded by the coding sequence ATGACCACGCAGGTCCAACCGCCGGTCACGCTCGCGCCGTCGCTGCCGACTCGGCGCAACTCCGAGCTGCTGTTGCTGTGCTTCGCCGCGCTGATCACCGTCGCCGCGCTGCTGATCGTCGATGCCAACCAGGAGCGCGGCCTACGCTGGGGCATCGCCAGCTACGGGCTGGGATTCCTGGCCCTGTTCGGAGGCGCGCACCTGGCCATTAGACGGTTCGCCCCGTACACCGACCCGTTGCTGCTGCCAATTGTGGCGCTGCTCAACGGACTTGGCTTGGTGATGATCCACCGGCTGGACCTTGTCGGCAACGAGCTCAGCGGCCGTCATCACCCCAGCGCAACCCAGCAGGTGCTGTGGACCCTGGTCAGCGTCGCCGCGTTCGCGCTCGTCGTCACCTTCCTCAAAGACCACCGGCAGCTGGCGCGCTACGGCTACATCTTCGGGCTCACGGGGCTGATCTTCTTGGCCATCCCCGCCATTTTGCCGGCCACCTTGTCGGAGCAGAACGGCGCCAAGATCTGGATTCGCTTGCCGGGCTTCTCGATTCAGCCCGCCGAGTTCTCCAAAATTCTGCTGCTGATCTTCTTCTCCGCAGTGCTGGTCGCCAAGCGCAGTCTGTTCACCAGCGTCGGCAAGCACCTGATGGGGATGACCCTGCCGCGGCCGCGGGACCTCGCACCGCTGTTGGCGGCGTGGGTGATCTCGATCGGTGTGATGGTCTTCGAAAAGGATCTCGGCACTTCGCTAGTGCTCTACGCGTCGTTTCTGGTGGTGGTCTACCTGGCCACCCAACGCTTCAGCTGGGTGGTCATCGGGCTGGTGCTGTTCGCCGCGGGAAGCGTTGTCGCGTACTTCATTTTCGCGCATGTACGGACTCGGGTGCAGATGTGGTGGGACCCGTTCTCCGATCCCGACGGCAGCGGCTATCAGATCGTGCAGTCGCTGTTCAGCTTTGCTACCGGAGGTATCTTCGGCACCGGTCTGGGCAACGGCCAGCCCGACACGGTGCCGGCCGCCTCCACCGATTTCATCATCGCCGCGTTCGGTGAAGAGCTTGGATTAGTGGGGCTGGCGGCCCTTCTGATGCTGTACACGATCGTCATCGTCCGGGGCATGCGTACCGCGATCGCGACCCGAGATAGTTTCGGCAAGCTGCTGGCCGCGGGCCTGGCCTCGACGCTGGCGATCCAGCTGTTCATCGTCGTCGGCGGTGTCACTCAGCTCATTCCGCTGACCGGGCTCACCACACCGTGGATGTCTTACGGCGGATCCTCACTGCTGGCCAACTACGTGCTGTTGGCCATCCTGGCGCGCATCTCGCATAGCGCCCGACGCCCGTTGCGATCCCACACGCGCGATACGTCGCCGATCGCGACGGCCGGCACCGAGGTGATTCAGAAGGTATGA
- a CDS encoding FhaA domain-containing protein, with translation MGSQRGLAARIERKLESTVGDAFARMFGGSIVPQEVEAMLRREAEDGLRPLHGNHLLAPNEYVITLGVHDFEKVGADPVVTSRAFGRYLADYIHEQGWETYGDVVVRFEQLPNLRTGQFRARGAVNPDVEPRSKVSEPARPQSKQPFSAEPGVPPMTDYSSNRGQGQGRPGDEYYDERYGRPQDDQRGGQEPQAGPDPRGGYPEQGGYPEQGGYQDQRGGYPEQGGYPPQGGYPGQGGYPDQGRGGYAEQGQGYPPSYEQRPPAGGGYGAQGYDQAGQGYDQGYRQGGYGQPGGGQAYGGGYGEYGRGPARPEEGGYPPAAAPEQQRPSYPEQPAGGYDQGYPQGGQGYGGQQEYGGGDYTQYAENVPAGGYGPGAGGAYPETAHRDYEHGQQADYGQQAGGGYGGYGQGGYGSAGTAVTLQLDDGSGRTYQLRDGSNIVGRGQDAQFRLPDTGVSRRHLEIRWDGQVALLSDLNSTNGTTVNNAPVQEWQLADGDVIRLGHSEIIVRIH, from the coding sequence ATGGGTAGCCAAAGGGGGCTGGCCGCCCGGATCGAGCGCAAGCTCGAGTCGACCGTCGGCGACGCATTTGCCCGGATGTTCGGGGGATCGATTGTCCCCCAAGAGGTTGAGGCGATGTTGCGCCGGGAAGCCGAAGACGGCCTGCGACCGCTTCACGGAAATCACCTTTTGGCGCCCAACGAATACGTCATTACCCTCGGTGTGCACGACTTCGAGAAGGTGGGCGCCGATCCGGTTGTCACCTCGCGCGCTTTCGGCAGATACCTGGCCGACTACATCCACGAACAGGGGTGGGAAACGTATGGTGATGTCGTCGTTCGGTTCGAGCAATTGCCGAACCTGCGTACCGGACAGTTTCGCGCCCGCGGCGCTGTCAACCCCGATGTCGAGCCCCGCTCGAAGGTCAGCGAACCCGCCCGGCCACAATCAAAACAGCCGTTCAGCGCAGAACCAGGAGTACCACCAATGACTGACTACTCGAGCAACCGCGGTCAGGGGCAGGGGCGTCCCGGCGACGAGTATTACGACGAGCGCTATGGGCGTCCGCAAGACGACCAGCGTGGCGGCCAGGAGCCGCAGGCCGGACCCGACCCTCGCGGGGGATACCCGGAGCAGGGCGGCTATCCGGAGCAGGGGGGCTACCAAGACCAGCGCGGCGGCTACCCCGAGCAGGGCGGCTATCCGCCGCAGGGTGGTTACCCCGGTCAGGGCGGCTACCCGGACCAAGGTCGTGGCGGCTACGCCGAGCAGGGTCAGGGCTACCCGCCGTCGTACGAGCAGCGTCCGCCAGCCGGTGGCGGCTATGGCGCTCAGGGCTACGACCAGGCCGGACAAGGTTACGACCAGGGCTACCGCCAGGGTGGCTACGGGCAGCCCGGCGGGGGCCAGGCCTACGGCGGCGGTTACGGCGAGTACGGTCGCGGGCCAGCTCGTCCCGAAGAGGGCGGCTACCCACCCGCAGCCGCGCCCGAACAGCAGCGGCCGTCCTACCCCGAGCAGCCGGCCGGCGGATACGACCAGGGCTACCCGCAAGGTGGCCAGGGCTACGGCGGCCAGCAGGAGTACGGCGGCGGGGATTACACGCAGTACGCGGAGAACGTCCCGGCCGGTGGCTACGGTCCAGGAGCCGGCGGTGCATACCCCGAGACCGCTCACCGCGATTACGAGCACGGCCAGCAGGCTGACTATGGCCAGCAGGCCGGCGGCGGCTACGGCGGTTACGGGCAGGGTGGCTACGGGTCCGCCGGAACGGCGGTCACGCTGCAGCTCGACGACGGTAGCGGCCGGACCTACCAGCTGCGTGACGGCTCCAACATCGTCGGGCGCGGGCAAGACGCGCAGTTCCGCTTGCCCGACACCGGTGTGTCACGGCGCCACCTGGAAATCCGCTGGGACGGACAAGTCGCGCTGCTGTCGGACCTCAACTCCACCAATGGCACGACCGTGAACAACGCGCCGGTACAGGAGTGGCAGTTGGCCGATGGCGACGTGATCCGTTTGGGCCACTCGGAGATCATCGTTCGGATCCACTGA